The following proteins are encoded in a genomic region of Phragmites australis chromosome 9, lpPhrAust1.1, whole genome shotgun sequence:
- the LOC133928297 gene encoding uncharacterized protein LOC133928297: protein MGSRYEVEVTVGSARDLKNVNCRNGDLKPYAVLWVDSGAKCSTRVDLDNGDNPVWDDKLLVPLPPSVTRLEDAVLYIDVVHANAAEGVKPLVGSARLPLRDVLNRPSGRPHGRLDVREAARYYDPSPFPAPYGNPAGGSRDPYYAAPPPYAPVSAGYGQPEYAAPPAGYLLSPPETEATMRRTGALLAITSASALVPFTTVVGSMHVMLMLALFVTLLLGCAMVLLSPAYRDVAVVAVRSLEILAARARAATGLRWAGLAVIMFYAAGNLRAEAAKGASVDKVNGFILFLVFLAGVWTVNLSMLTRRGSRPPAGPVAAAER, encoded by the exons ATGGGCTCCCGATACGAGGTTGAGGTCACCGTGGGCTCCGCGCGCGACCTCAAGAACGTTAACTGTCGCAACGGCGACCTCAAGCCCTACGCCGTCCTCTGGGTCGACTCCGGCGCCAAGTGCTCCACCCGCGTCGACCTCGACAACGGCGACAACCCCGTCTGGGACGACAAGCTCCTCGTCCCGCTCCCGCCCTCCGTCACCCGCCTCGAGGACGCAGTTCTCTACATCGACGTCGTCCACGCCAACGCCGCCGAGGGCGTCAAGCCCCTTGTCGGATCCGCGCGCCTCCCGCTCCGCGACGTCCTCAACCGTCCCTCGGGGCGCCCGCACGGACGCCTCGACGTCCGCGAGGCCGCGCGGTACTACGACCCCAGCCCGTTCCCGGCGCCCTACGGCAACCCCGCCGGCGGCTCGCGCGACCCCTACTACGCGGCCCCGCCGCCCTACGCCCCTGTCAGCGCCGGGTACGGCCAGCCGGAAtacgccgcgccgccggccggttACCTCCTTTCCCCGCCGGAG ACCGAGGCGACGATGCGGCGGACGGGGGCGCTCCTGGCGATCACATCAGCGTCCGCGCTCGTGCCCTTCACCACGGTTGTGGGGAGCATGCATGTCATGCTGATGCTTGCCCTTTTTGTCACCTTGCTTCTCGGCTGCGCCATGGTGCTCCTCTCCCCGGCGTACCGCGACGTCGCCGTGGTCGCAGTGCGTTCCCTGGAGATCTTGGCCGCGCGGGCGCGCGCGGCCACGGGACTGCGGTGGGCCGGGCTCGCCGTCATCATGTTCTACGCGGCCGGCAACCTGCGGGCGGAGGCGGCAAAGGGGGCGTCGGTGGACAAGGTCAACGGCTTCATCCTGTTCCTGGTGTTCTTGGCGGGAGTTTGGACGGTCAACCTGTCCATGCTCACGAGGAGGGGTTCCCGGCCGCCGGCGgggccggtggcggcggcggagaggtaA
- the LOC133929710 gene encoding zinc finger protein ZAT12-like, producing MKRFAVPEGEVARVLILMSHGQEQALPLPLPLPVARRGGAPERVFVCKTCDRAFPSFQALGGHRASHKKPRLDGEGGDLSLAKPKLHSCSICGLEFAIGQALGGHMRRHRAMNGGIAPATTVVDKKPDVVNIHDDGVKRGLWLDLNHPQCDDGCDPEAEFGHNATAGQFLDTGTMAVDCLGY from the coding sequence ATGAAAAGGTTTGCAGTCCCGGAGGGCGAGGTGGCGCGTGTGCTGATTCTCATGTCGCACGGCCAGGAGCAGGCGCTACcactgcctctgcctctgccggTCGCCCGGCGCGGTGGCGCCCCGGAGCGGGTGTTCGTCTGCAAGACGTGCGACCGCGCGTTCCCGTCCTTCCAGGCGCTGGGCGGCCACCGCGCCAGCCACAAGAAGCCGCGGCTGGACGGGGAAGGCGGCGACCTCTCGCTCGCCAAGCCCAAGCTGCACAGCTGCTCCATCTGCGGCCTCGAGTTCGCCATCGGGCAGGCCCTCGGTGGCCACATGAGGCGCCACCGCGCCATGAATGGCGGCATAGCGCCAGCGACGACAGTCGTCGACAAGAAGCCCGACGTCGTCAACATCCACGACGACGGCGTCAAGCGCGGCCTGTGGCTCGACCTCAACCACCCGCAGTGCGACGACGGTTGCGACCCCGAGGCGGAGTTCGGCCACAATGCCACCGCCGGACAGTTCCTGGACACCGGCACCATGGCTGTGGACTGCCTTGGCTACTAG
- the LOC133928298 gene encoding phragmoplastin interacting protein 1-like — MVLARKKLKQKLHALVPAGDAEAGDHVSEAQAMKERLASSRRPRPRRPKKSKKSLPEELRQTEEECRKEVDRRREERKKEKKEKRRIRRLMEAAATQQLGGDAEAEAKEETVEVADSAVGSDHPAVAENRKQNIINEEVAEPGAGSDNAIVTENREKNANEVAVTKPGPVGSNNPIVADNREESIKKVYVGGIPYYSSEDDIRSFFEGCGSITAIDCMTFPESGKFRGIAILTFKTDAAAQRALALDGADMGGFFLKIQPYKYNREKEDFAPKLIEGYNRIYVGNLPWDITEDDIKKFFSDCKISSIRFGTDKGTGDFKGYVHVDFSDGTSLAVALKLDQKVIKGRPVRIRCAVPKKDNQKVNDNVNSDPSNNKIRTCYECGTPGHLSSFCPNKKHSEVRACYECGTPGHLSSSCPNKDSEVRTCYECGTPGHLSSSCPNKKDSEVLLDEKNANVDSATASSKKRRTCYECGIPGHLSSACPNKRTADSVSNMERDDDAKAAPTVVYEENKIGDESNSAPSKKRRKCYECGVSGHLSSACPNRKAAEVVCDEEKPDDASNAIPSAIADEKKAGDGIKSAPPKKKKRRTCYECGIAGHLSSECPNKAAAEVK; from the exons atggtGCTCGCGCGCAAGAAGCTGAAGCAGAAACTCCACGCCCTCGTACCCGCCGGTGACGCCGAGGCGGGAGATCATGTCTCGGAGGCACAGGCCATGAAGGAGCGGCTCGCCTCCTCCAGGCGGCCCCGCCCCAGGCGGCCCAAGAAGTCCAAGAAGTCGCTCCCTGAAGAACTGCGGCAGACGGAGGAGGAGTGTAGGAAGGAGGTGGatcggaggagggaggagaggaagaaagagaagaaggagaaaaggaggATAAGGAGGTTGATGGAAGCGGCGGCGACGCAGCAGTTGGGAGGGGATGCGGAGGCGGAGGCCAAGGAAGAGACGGTGGAAGTTGCCGACTCTGCTGTTGGGTCCGACCATCCGGCTGTGGCAGAGAACAG GAAACAAAATATAATCAATGAGGAAGTGGCAGAACCTGGAGCTGGGTCTGACAATGCCATCGTTACAGAGAATAG GGAGAAAAATGCAAACGAAGTGGCAGTAACCAAACCTGGACCAGTTGGGTCCAACAATCCCATCGTTGCAGATAATAG GGAGGAAAGCATAAAGAAGGTGTATGTTGGTGGCATCCCGTACTATTCATCTGAGGATGACATAAGGAGTTTCTTTGAAGGATGTGGAAGTATCACGGCGATTGACTGCATGACTTTTCCTGAGAGCGGGAAATTCAGGGGTATTGCCATTCTCACATTTAAG ACTGACGCTGCCGCACAGAGGGCGTTGGCTCTTGATGGTGCAGACAT GGGAGGATTTTTCCTGAAAATTCAGCCTTACAAATACAACCGTGAGAAGGAAGATTTTGCACCAAAGTTGATAGAGGGGTACAATAGGATATATGTAGGAAACCTACCATGGGATATAACAGAAGATGATATAAAAAAGTTCTTTTCTGATTGCAAGATTTCGTCTATCCGATTTGGAACAGACAAGGGGACAGGTGATTTCAAAGGCTATGTGCATGTTGATTTTTCTGATGGCACATCTCTTGCTGTTGCTTTGAAGCTTGACCAGAAGGTGATTAAGGGGCGACCAGTCAGAATCAGATGTGCTGTTCCCAAAAAGGATAACCAGAAAGTCAATGATAATGTAAACTCGGATCCTTCAAACAATAAGATCCGgacatgctatgaatgtggcacCCCTGGACACCTCTCTTCTTTTTGCCCAAACAAGAAGCACTCTGAAGTACgagcatgctatgaatgtggcacCCCTGGGCAcctctcttcttcttgcccAAATAAGGACTCTGAAGTACGaacatgctatgaatgtggcacCCCTGGGCAcctctcttcttcttgcccAAATAAGAAGGATTCTGAAGTATTGTTGGATGAAAAGAATGCTAATGTTGACTCAGCCACAGCATCATCGAAGAAGAGGCGGACATGTTATGAATGTGGGATTCCTGGCCATCTCTCATCGGCTTGCCCAAACAAAAGGACTGCAGACTCTGTTTCGAACATGGAGCGTGATGATGATGCAAAGGCTGCACCTACCGTCGTGTATGAGGAAAATAAAATAGGTGATGAATCAAATTCAGCACCTTCGAAGAAGAGGCGGAAATGCTACGAGTGTGGCGTTTCTGGTCATCTCTCGTCAGCTTGCCCCAACAGAAAGGCCGCTGAGGTTGTTTGTGATGAAGAGAAACCTGACGATGCTTCAAATGCTATTCCTTCAGCCATTGCGGATGAGAAGAAGGCTGGCGATGGCATAAAATCTGCACctccaaagaaaaagaagaggcgGACATGTTATGAGTGTGGCATCGCCGGCCATCTCTCGTCAGAGTGCCCGAACAAGGCAGCTGCTGAGGTCAAATGA
- the LOC133928299 gene encoding LOW QUALITY PROTEIN: myb-related protein MYBAS2-like (The sequence of the model RefSeq protein was modified relative to this genomic sequence to represent the inferred CDS: deleted 1 base in 1 codon; substituted 1 base at 1 genomic stop codon), with protein sequence MDRSIASATMCSKNKIKVGEQSRGNTTTRRKGPWTEEEDAQLVWFVRLFGERRWDFLAKVSGLRGGGCIHRHACTSISSLTTCMHEDGRIXGRSVACGVNHFLLLLFLLPLLSACVRLCSTAGLKRTGKSCRLRWVNYLHPGLRRGRITPDEERLILSLHAQYGSRWSRIARSLPGRTDNEIKNYWRMRMRKKAHEERHKTTASASSSPSSLTMSGSAPPNSGTATFSSAVTESALQESSGDDEAELDEASTTVASHQPQQQQQQQQECYSMDQLWNEIVAAEAAASYAVDSWGGAGHGAAVEKPSMASPVWEFCSDYSLWRIDDEEYYKMLDAS encoded by the exons atggatcgatcgatcGCGTCAGCGACCATGTGtagcaagaacaagatcaaggtCGGTGAGCAGAGCCGTGGCAacacgacgacgaggaggaaggGGCCGTGGACGGAGGAGGAAGACGCCCAGCTGGTATGGTTCGTGCGCTTGTTTGGTGAACGCCGATGGGATTTCTTAGCAAAGGTTTCAGGTTTGCGCGGTGGCGGGTGCATCCATCGCCATGCATGCACATCGATCTCATCTCTGACGACGTGCATGCATGAGGAT GGAAGGATTTGAGGACGGTCAGTGGCGTGCGGTGTTAAccactttcttcttctcctgtttctgcttcctcttctctcTGCATGCGTGCGGCTCTGCTCCACTGCAGGTCTCAAGCGCACCGGCAAGAGCTGCCGCCTCCGCTGGGTCAATTACCTCCACCCAGGCCTCCGGCGCGGCCGCATCACCCCCGACGAGGAGCGCCTCATCCTCAGCCTCCACGCGCAGTACGGCAGCAGGTGGTCGCGCATCGCCAGGAGCCTCCCCGGTCGCACcgacaacgagatcaagaacTACTGGAGGATGCGCATGAGAAAGAAGGCGCACGAGGAGAGGCACAAGACAACGGCCTCCgcgtcctcctcgccgtcgtcgctgACAATGTCCGGCTCCGCCCCTCCGAACAGCGGCACCGCCACGTTCTCGTCGGCGGTGACCGAATCAGCGCTGCAAGAAAGCAGCGGCGACGACGAGGCCGAGCTCGATGAGGCGTCGACCACCGTGGCAAGCCACCAGccccaacagcagcagcagcagcagcaagagtGCTACTCCATGGACCAGCTGTGGAACGAGATCGTGgccgccgaggcggcggcgagctacGCGGTCGACAGCTGGGGAGGCGCCGGCCATGGCGCCGCCGTCGAGAAACCGTCGATGGCGTCGCCGGTGTGGGAGTTCTGCTCGGATTATTCGCTCTGGAGGATCGACGACGAAGAGTACTACAAGATGCTCGATGCTTCATGA